GCAATGGCTGAATTCCATAGGTCAATGCAATAGGCAGGAAGATCGGAGCCAGAATCAAGACACTTGCACCTGGATCCATAATCATGCCCATGAACAACAGGAATACGTTTACCATCAACAGGAATATAATCTTATTGGAGGTAAGATTCAGCATGAAGTTTGCGATCAAGCTGGGGATTCTTTCGATTGCAAGAACCTGACCAAAAAGGTTTGCCAATGCGATAACAAGCAATGTTACAGAAGAGGTAACCGCTGCGCTGAGGAAGCTGTCAAAGACTTCCTTCAAACTCATCGTCTTGAGCAAGAAGAGTCCTGCAATGATTGCATACAGACAAGCGATAACAGCAGCTTCGGTTGGGGTAAAGTATCCACTAAAAATACCGATGACCAGGATTGCTGGGCACATCAGTCCAATAATGGACTCTTTCATTGTATAGATTACTTCCTTCATCGGGATCTTATTGGTTCTTCGGGGATGGTTATGCTTCTTTGCATAGTAGTAAGAGAGAACCATCAGCGAAAATGCAACAAGGATGCCAGGTAGATAACCAGCTGCAAACAATGCCCCAACCGACTCACCGGTAGCCATAGAGTAGATGACCATTACAACACTGGGTGGAATGATGGGACCAATAACCGAAGAGGCAACGGTTACTGCAGTCGCATACTCTGCGGTATACCCCTCTTTTTCCATTGCAGGAATCAGGATAGAACCAAGAGCTGCAGTATCTGCAACACCACTGCCGGTGATACCGGCAAAGAATACGCTTGCGACAATATTTACCTGTGCCAATGCACCAGGAATTCGTCCAACCAGAATATTTGAGAAACTGATCAAGGCATCGGTAATCTTGGAGCGGTTCATTAACTCGCCTGCGAGAATGAAGAACGGGATTGCAAGCAAGATATAGTTATCAATGCCACTGTACATCTTCTGGCCGATCATGCTCAGAGGGATGTTTCCAAGAAACAAAAAGTAATACAGGCTGGATACGCCCAACACAAATGCAATGGGGATGCCTATAGCCAATGCAAGTATAAAAACAACTGCGATAATACCCATAGTTTCCTCTCCCCTTAACTTCCGATTGTCTTTCCAGCAATGCCTTTGCTGGTAAGCAAGTCACCTAATCCCCAAGCCAAATGGAAAAACATCATAAAAAAGGAGGCGGGAATCATCATTTTCACATACTTCATGGAGAAAGGAAGAATGTCACCACGGATACGGACTGCTTTCATGGCAGCCTCATAACTGTTCATAAAGAAATAGACAACAGAGAACATAAGCACAAGATAGGCCACGACAGCCACAACCTTTGCAATCTTGGCAGGAAGTATGGTGACAATTATATTGACACCTGAATGCTGCTTATTTCTCAATGCGGCACTTGCCCCGATGTAGGTAAGGCTTACCAACCCCCATCTTGCCAACTCTTCAGTCCAGGAAAAACGCAGGCTGGTGAACCTGGCGACAACCCCAAGGGTGATAATGAAAAATACACCAATCAGGATAGCAGTCGCTATATAGGTTGCAATTTTTCCAAGGACCCAACTGATCCTATCCAGTACTTTAACCACTTTGAACCTCACATAGTTGACGACCGCCCCATATGAGACGATCGTCAATACTCAATTAATTATCTTCTTACCAACCAAACTTGGCTTCAGATTTCTTCACTTCTGCGAGGAACTCATCGACGATCTCATCGCCAACCTCACCTCTGAGCCAGTCATAGGTAGGAGCGGCTGCTTCCTTGAAAAGCTCAAGCTCTTCAGCTGTAGGAACATATACTTCCATGGTGTTCTTGACTGCTTCAAAGTCGAGAACGCGGGAAGCAAGGGCCTCAGATGCACGGTCTGCAGTCTGTGCGTGGTATGCAGCAATCTCGATGATGTGCTGATACTCAGCTGGCAGGGAGTTCCAGAAATCGGAGTTGATCAAGACAAAGTTTTCACTCCAGGTGTGACCATCAAGGGTGATGTACTTCTGTACTTCGTTCCACTTGTTAGCTGCAATGTTCCAGATAGGGTTCTCCTGTCCATCAACAACACCGGTTTGACAAGCGGTGTAGATCTCACCGGAAGCAAGAGGAGTTGCTGCAGCACCCATGGCCTCAACCATCTTCACGTAGATGGGGCTCTGCATGACGCGGAACTTCAAACCTTTCATATCAGCAGGTGTGCGGATTGGACGTACGTTGTTGGTGAAGTGGCGGGTACCATTCTGTCCAACAGAGAGCATCTTAAGACCACTGATCTCTTCAAGCTCAGCTGTCATCTCTTTCCAAAGATCACTGGTGTCAAAGAAGTCCCATGCAATCTCATCACTCTTGAACACGTACGGAAGGAAGATAACCTGGGTCTCAGGCATCAGGGAAGAGATAGTACCAGTAGTGGTTACCATCTCAATACCACCGCTCATTGCCATTTCCATGGTTGCCTTGGTGTCACCAAGTGCATTACCTGGATAGAGCTCAACTGCGACCTTACCATTCGAGTTTGACTCAACGATGCTCTTGAAGACCAAACCATAAGCGTGCTCTGGGAGCGGAGTCTTAGAGATGTTCGGCCAAGTGGCTGCATCATAGTATGCAAAGCGAATTGTGTAGTCAGGTTCTACAGTACGAACCTCTTCTTTTACTGAAACTGCAATTTTGTCTTCAGTAGCAGGGGCTTCAGCAGCTGCAGTGGAAGAAGAGGTCTGAGCAGCACTAGCGGCAGGCATTGTTCCTGCAGTGCTTGCAGCAGCAGTTGCCTTCTTTTCACAACCGATGAACAAGAAGGAAACAATCATGACGAGCGCAAGAACAGTCATCATTTTTTTCATAACGTTAAATTCTCCTTTTTAGGACTTAAGCAATAAACTTATCTTACAAGTGAAAAATGCATCTGTAAAGGAAAATTTTTACTTTTTTTCATATTTGTATATAATTCCTTATATTTATAATATTTGTTCTAATATTTCCAGTCATTAATTTATTATTTATCGATAAATTTTACTTGCATCATACTCGTAAAACTTGTATTATAAGTTTAAAGAGAGGTAGAAAAAATGAGAGCTGGAGATAACAAGGGACAGTCATTACGGGTACAAATATTTGAGAAATTAAAGAATAGAATTGAGGCCGGGACTTGGGAGGTAGGAAGTAAGTTTCCTTCGGAAAACCAACTCTGTAATGAATATAATGTAAGTAGAGTCACCATCCGCGCAGCCATTCAGCAACTTGAAGCTGTCGGTCTGGTACAGACACACCAGGGCGGAAGAACCGTCGTAGTTCGTACCCATGTCAGGGGAGCGGTCTCTGTCCTGAATCCACTGCAAATTTCCAATCACGAAATCAATATTGTGAAGGTACTCGAATATCGTATGGTTGTTGAGAAAGGCACCATCGGTCTCGCGGTACAACATATCACTGAAGATGATCTCATCGCTTTGGAAGAGATCTTCAACATGATGCTTGTCCATCATGATGACATCAAGAAATTCTCACAGGCTGACTATCTCTTCCATAGGAAAATTGCTGAATCATCAAAGAATGAGATTCTCATTCAGGCGAACCAAGGCATTGAGGAGGTACTCTCCTCCACAATGGACACCATTGTCAGCCTGCTTGGATGCGCAATTGGTATTAGATACCACCGCCTCCTTCTTGCTGCTCTTCGTGTTCACGACAAAGCGACCTGCGAGCAGCTCATGGAAGAGCACCTGCAGGCCACCATCGATGGAATAAAAAACTTTCTAGAAATCTCCAAAGATCCTAAAGAAGACAAGGGAGAATAAATGAGATTCACTCAGCTTTCTGTTTATGCTTACCAAGGAAAAGCAGAACCAGAAATATGATCAAGATGACCACGAAGATGGCCAGCATTCCTTGTCCCATCAATGTGAGGGATTTTGAAAAAATTGACTGCATACGCCTCCTCCTACAACAATCCTGGGACCAACCCCAGGATGACTCCGCCGGCGATGACTGAAGCAATCTGCCCCGCGACATTTGCCCCAACGGCATGCATCAACAGATGGTTCTGCGGATCTGCTTGCTGACCAAGCCGCTGAATGACCCTTGCTGACATGGGGAAGGCAGAAATACCGGCAGCTCCAACCATCGGGTTGACCTTCTGCTTCACGAACAAGTTCAAGACCTTTGCAAAGACAACCCCTGCAATGGTATCAAAGATGAAGGCAAGCAAACCGAGGCCCATGATCATAATGGTCTGGATAGTAACAAACGATTCTGCTTTCATCGTGGATGCAATCGTGATACCGAGTAGCAAAGTAATAAGATTTACCAAGACGGTTTGCGCAGCGGTAGAAAGCGTATCCAGGACGGTACACTCCCTGATCAGGTTGCCAAACATCAGCATCCCTACCAAGGAAACAGAAGCTGGGGCTACGTAACCTGCAACCAATGTAACGATGATCGGAAAGAGAATCTTTGCCCGCTTCGATACTGAGCGGGGATTGTACGGCATCTTGATCATCCGCTCTTTCTTGGTAGTCACGAGCTTGATGGCAAACGGCTGGATGATCGGAACCAAGGCCATATAGGAATACGCTGCGATGGCAATCGGGCCTACATACTTGCTCCCAAGAACCTGGGATACCAGGATTGATGTTGGCCCATCAGCAGCCCCTATGATTCCTATCGATGCAGCATCAATGAGGTTGAATCCAAGCAAGGTAGCCACACTGATGGTGGCAAAGATACCCCACTGGGCAGCTGCACCAAAAAGGATGAGCTTTGGGTTGGCTAGAAGTGGACCGAAGTCAATCATAGCTCCGATACCGATGAACAGCAGCAGAGGCAGTGCCTCTGCCGACTCTATGCCCAGCTCAAAAAGCCAGTCAAGAATACCCGGTACCTCCCCGATTCCCTCCATCATCTGCGTGATGGCTCCAGAGAACGGCAAGTTGACCAGGATGGCGCCAAAGCCCATGGGAAGCAAAAGTGAGGGCTCAAGTTTCTTCGCAATCGCAAGGTAAATAAGAAGACCTCCAACACCAAACATCACTAGCTGCTTCCACGTGGTGTTAAGAAGTCCTTCCAGCAAGAAGTCCATAGAGAACCTCCGGGGAAAAAGAATAGGGGGAGAAGTTGACTTCGCACTAGGGCAATGAAGCTCCCCCAACGTTGTTAATCATAGAGGGCTTATGAGCCAAGGTCAAACAATAATTCTTGAAGATTTGAATTCCATTCCCCATAAAAAGCCATACATATCTATTGAAACCAACTTTTACAATCTCTATAGTACTGACATGCACACTCCAAAACAGTTAACAAACAAGGATATACCTGCGATACGTGCCTACATAGCAGAAGAGAAAGAGATGAACCTCTTCATTGAAGGAGACATCGAACAGTACGGATTGGAGACTAAGACTGTTTCCATCTGGGCTTTTGGTGAGGATTGGGATTGCCTGTTGCTCAGGTACTACACCAATTTCATCATTTCCAGCAACAAGGATCAGTTTGGTGCAAAAGCTGTGGTTGATTTCTTGCAAGACCAGGAGATCCAATGCATCAGTGCAAAGGAAACCATTCTCGAGCAATTGGCTCCCCACTACCCCACTATACCCTTCCAAGGCACTTATCTGTGTCGGCTGGAGAAAGAGCATTTCAAGAAGCTCAAAACTGGAACGGAAGATATTCTCAAACTTGATCCTAGCCACGCCCAAGACATTGTAGACCTCTATAAGCTGATAGACGAATTCTCAAAGCCATACATCGAGCATGAGGAAGAAAAGCTCAAGCAAACAAGGGAGAATTATGAGAAAGGCTGTGAAGGGTATGGGATATTCAAAGATGGCATGTTGGTATGCACAGCCTATACCACTGCCACCACAAGAAGTGGAGCCATGATCATTGGTGTGGCGACACACCCTGCCTACCGCCAGAGAGGCTATGCGTCCATGGTGATGAATCATCTCTGTGAACAGGGGTTTGAGAGAGGGCTCTCATTCCTCTGCCTTTTCTATGACAACCCTACAGCCGGGGCTCTCTACCACAGACTTGGATTTGAGACAATCGGACGCTGGGCAATGATGAAGTTCTAGGCTCGTACCTAAAATATTGTCGTTTCCAGGTTGCATGCCGCCCACAATGGCTTAGAATAGCAATGAGGAGAAGCATACAATGAAAGCACTGGTACTGGAAGAAAAGGGACGACTGAGCGTACGTGATTTTCCCATTGTAGAGCATATGGGCCCCTATGATGTAACCGTTGATGTTAAAGCATGCGGCATCTGTGGTAGTGACGTGCACTACTACACTGAAGGAGCCATTGGGGAGTTCGTCGTCAAGGAACCGATGATACTTGGTCACGAGGCTGCAGGTGTCGTGGTTGCCAGGGGAGAGCATGTCACCAACCTGGAGATTGGGGATCTGGTCTGTATGGAGCCAGGGGTTCCCAACCTGCAAGCGAAACAAGTATTGGAAGGCAACTATCACCTTGACCCGGATATCTCTTTCTGGGCTACCCCACCGATTCATGGTTGCTTGCGTGAGCAGGTCGTACATCCTTCCCGTTTCTGTTTCAAGTTACCTGAAGGTGTCAGCCTGCAGGAAGGTGCCATGATGGAACCGTTGGCAACTGGTATTGAGGCAGCAAAGAAAGCCCAGGTAACTCCTGGGGACACTGCCCTGGTAGTAGGAGCCGGGACCATTGGCATTATGGTTGCAATCTCCTGTCTTGCTGCCGGATGCTCCAAGGTATTCATCAGTGACGTAAAAGAGGAGAAGCTAGCCATCGCCGCTTCCTATAAGAATATCATTCCCATCAATGTGGCAAACCAGGATCTACAGGCAACCATCATGGCTGAAACAAACAATGAAGGGGTAGATCGCCTCTTTGAAGCCTCGGGCAGCCCAAGGGTCTACCCTTCTTTCTTCCGTTGTGCCAAACGCGGTGCTACAGTGGTACTGGTAGGTATGATGAACGGCACCGTTCCCCTTGATGTTTCCTTACTTCAAGTGAGAGGACTTCGCATAGAAACACTATTTCGTTACACAAACACCTTTGACAGGGCAGTAGCCTTGGTGGCAAATGGTTCTATCGATGTAAAGCCCTTGATATCCAAGGTTTTCCCCTTTGAAAAGGCAGTAGAAGCCTACGTGTATGCTGCAGAGGGGCATCAGGATGTTGTGAAGGTGATGATTGAGTTGTAAGGAATATCATACTATTCTGAATAGTAGAAAGAAAACCCCTGTGCAAGATTGAAACACAGGGGCTTCTATTATTATCATGCGCTTTTGACTGTTTTTCTTTGCTTCTTATCGCGAGTCTCCGATGAGCGTGCATTTATTCGTTGCTGAGTTTGGTCCAGAATTACTGCAGCGAGAATCACCAATCCTTTTATCACATTCTGCCAGAACTCAGACACACCCAGCATTACCAGACCATCACTTAACACTCCAATTACAAAAGCGCCAATGATAGTCCCTCCAATACTTCCTATTCCTCCTGAAAGACTTGTTCCACCAAGGACAGCCGCAGCAATGGCATTCATCTCATAACTTTCACCTGTAGCGGGGTGAGCAGCAACTAATTGACTGGCAATAATCAGCCCCACCAAGGCCGAAGTAAATCCAGAGAACATATATACCAGGGTTGTTACTTTCTTAACTTGAATTCCAGACAGCTCTGCCGCCCGTTGATTACCTCCAATGGCGTATATATGCCTTCCAAATGGAGTTTTCTTTGCAACATATATCGTAATTAGCATCAGTACTATCATCAACCAAACGGATAAGGGCATACCAAGGAATCTACCGGCACCAAGGATTGGAAATCCTGTATTTCCTAGTTCTGGTTTTCCTTGAAGGTTAGGAAATGTTGCACCACCCGAACGAATATTTGCAAATCCTCTTGCAATATACATCATCCCAAGCGTTCCTATAAAAGGAGCAACATTCAGCCTAGTGATAAGCAATCCATTCACCCCACCAATGGCAGTACCGAGCACTAAGCAAACCAAAATGATTAGAGGAACATGCAAGTACAAGGTTCCCCCAAACATATTGAGAACGATACCTTCGTTGATAAGACCACCAGCAATCATTCCACAGAGCCCTACAATAGAACCAACTGATAAATCTATTCCACCTGTCAAGATGACAAAAGTCATTCCAATTGCCATGATTCCAGTAATTGCAACATGTTTTGCTATAGTCATGAGGTTTACAGGGTGAAGGAAATTTATACCACGTGTAGTATTCAATAATACTGTGAAAACTATTACTAAAAGTACAAGGGCAATAATTGTCCTCAACTTGAGTAAAATCATACCAATAGAGAAATCATTATTTTTAATGGCATTCTTCATTTATCTTTTCCTCCGAACCTCTGCGCTGTAGTCATATGCCCTATAGTTGAAGCATTTACAATATTTTCTTCTGTAATTTCTTCTTTACCAAAATTAGCTGTAATCTTGCCTTTGGAAAGAACAATCACTCTGTCACAAATTGCTAACAGTTCTTTCAACTCACTTGTAACCATGATAATTGCAAGCCCTTCCCGAGCTAAATTATTCATGATATTAAAAATTTCACCTTTTGCTCCAACATCGATACCCCTTGTGGGTTCGTCCAAGAGTAATACTTTCGGCTGGGTTAAGAGACTTTTCCCAAATACTACTTTCTGTTGGTTTCCTCCACTAAGAGACATGATTGAATTCTCAGAATTGGAAGTTTTGATTGACATGCTTGAAATTGTTTCATTTACACAGCTTGACTCATTACTCCCGCTGATGTGTATCTTTTGTTTGACTATTCTCCAGAGACCAGGCAATGTAAGGTTATGCGAAACACTCATTGTTTGTACAATGCCCTCTCGTTGCCTATCCTCAGGGACCAGAGCAATACCTTTTCTAATTCTTGATTTAATATCGGGTTCGCCAAGTAGTTCATTCTCAAGATATATTTCACCTCGAGCATCAGTATGAAGCCCCATAATTGATTCCAGAGTCTCTGTCCTTCCTGCTCCAAGAAGACCATATATGCCAAGCACCTCTCCTTTTCGAACATCAAAAGAAATACTTTTCAATAACGGCTCCTCAGCGGGCCCATGAAAAAAAAGATCTCTTACTTCCAGGACAACATCTCCAATCGTACGTTTTCCAGAATGAAATATTTTACTTGCTTCACCCCCGACCATAGAAGAGATAATCCATTGAAGATTTACATCACTCATTGGCTTTTCCGTAATTAACTCGCCATCACGTAAAACAGTAATGTAATCACCGATCTGTATTAGTTCCTCTAGCCGGTGGGAGATGTAAATGATTGAAACCCCGTTTGATTTCAATTCATCAATAATCTTAAATAATATTTCAACTTCCGTTTTTGAAAGTGCTGAAGTTGGTTCATCCATAATAAGTATGTTGATATCTTCAGCTAAAGCACGTGCTATCTCCACTATCTGCTGTTGACCGACTTTCAGAGAACTAACCTTGCTTTTAGGATTAATATCTTGTTCTAGTTTTCTCAACAACTCCTTTGCTTTCTGTTCTTGGGTTTTGTGATCAATCCACCCTTTATTTTTCAACAGTTCCTTATTCATAAAGATGTTTTCAGCCACATTGAGGTTAGGGAAGAGACTTAGCTCCTGATAGATAATCCCTATTCCTTTCTGTGCAGCTGTCTTTGGAGTTAGATGAGTTAATTCTTCATCACGCAAGTAGAATTTCCCACTTGTAGGAGTCTCTACGCCAGACAATATTTTCATGAGCGTAGATTTCCCTGCGCCATTCTCCCCTACCAGTACATTCACCTTGCCCTCATAATCATTAAAATCAACCCCTTTTAATGCCGTGGTGCCAGGATACACTTTACGGATATTTTCTGCCCGAAGAATTACTTGATCACTCATTGGCATCACCACTACATAACTCTAGTTGGACTGGTGTTATCATTACTTCTTCTGATCCATCAAAGAGCGTAAATGCACCCAGAAAATCAACAACCATTCCAGGCTTGCATGAATCATCAACTGAAGGAACAATATTGTCTCTGATATAAAAATTGATTTCTCGTGAGATATTTGCGAATTCAATTTGGTTGTTGAAATCATCGAACTTGATAAATTCCAGAGCATCTCTGACCATACTTTTCTTGATAACTGGTCCAATCTGTATCGTGCAGTTTGATTCTTCGCTCAAATCGAGAATATCCAACACAAGCAATCCTGCTGAAGATTCTCTATTCACTTCTTTGATAGGAATTCTACCAGAGACAATAAATGTGTATGGTGAAAGTTCTTCTTTTCGTATTCCGTAGGCTTCTTTGGTTTTTTCGGGATCCGTTCTTAAACCATTCAACAACGCTTCCAATTCACGTGCTTCTTCTTTAAAAGTGCCAAGAACTTGATCGTCCCAAATACCATGCACATATTCAACAGCATCAAACGACTCATCTTCAAAATAAAAGGATACACCATCATCATTTTTACTCGTACTTGAACCGTCATGCTTTACAAACGTACACGACATAAAAACCGATGAAATCATTAAGATAAGAAAAGCATTTCGTAAAAGTTTCATTCGAATCCACCCAATTTGTAAATATAGCTCCTCTTTTTGGAGGAGCTATATTACTATTCAATTTATTTCAACATGAAGTTGTCCAACTTAGCAGCATTGGATTCATCAATTAAGATACAATCGGTAAGCTGCTTCTCAGGCAGACCAGTGGAACCTGTCTTAATATATTTATCAGCCTGCTCAACAGCCATGATAGCATTGATTGCAGCAGTCTGGAGAACGGTAGCCTTGATATCACCAGCCAAAATTGAGTCACGAACGTCATTGCTACCATCAAATCCAACGACAATGACATCACCCATTCCAGCTGCATTCAAAGCTGCCATCGCACCCATGGCCATTGTATCGTTACCACTAATCACACCCTTGATATCAGGATTAGCCTGCAATATGGATTCCATCTTCTCAAAAGCTTCAGTCTGGCTCCAGTTTGCACTCTGTCTTGCCACCATCTCTAGTCCAGGATACTGATCGATTATTTCATGATAACCCTTTGAACGAATGCCTGCGTTTGTATCTGATTCCTTTCCGACCAACTCAACATACTTACCGCTTTCACCCATCAATTCAACGAATTTCTCTCCGCCCAGCAAAGCTCCTTGATAATTGTTGGAAACAATCTGGCTTACAGCAAGACCGGTCTCATTGATTTCTCTGTCAATTAAGAAAGATGGAACACCAGCTTCTTTAGCTTTTCTGACAGCACCAATAGTTGCATCAGCTCCGGCATTATCACAAATAATTGCAGCAGCATTACTTGCAATAGCAGTGTCGAAGTGCTGATCCTGCTTATTGGCATCATCATCATGTGACAATACAAGTGTTTCATACCCCAATGATTTAGCAGTCTCTTCAGCCACCAAAGCCTCTGTTTTAAAGAAGGGGTTATCGTGCGAAGGAGTAATAATTACAATTAGATTACTCTTGACAGCTTCCTTTTGCCCTTGTGCAAACAAAGTAAACGAAAACAAAGCCACTAAAACAAAAACAACAAGTTTCTTTCCCATAGTAGAATCTCCTTTTTATGGTTTGTACTTCGATGGTAATATGGCAAACTTGAGCTGTCAATGAAAATATTTTCTATTTCTTTCGTTTTAGAGATTATTGAATATTTTTATTTGTTTTTATTTTTTTTTGTAGCCTAACTTGAAAACACATACTTTCTGTTTGTATTTATTACGACTCAACGTGTTTTGCTCTAAATACACAACACAGCATGCTACTGCTCAAACCTTTATAAGTTTTACGCCTAAATCAAGTATTCTCTTCTCATATTCTGCAGCGATGCCGGCATCTGTGATGATGTAGTCTATCTGTGATAGATTTCCAAGCGATGCTATGCTTGTTTTACCAAACTTACTTGAATCAACGAGCAAATATGTTTCATGAGCGGAATTGATCATTGCACGTTTAACAACCAAATCATTAAAACTTGGATAGGTCAGATCCAAAGACTGCGCAACGCCTCCTGAAGCTAGGAATAATTTATCAACAAAAGCTGTTTCAAAGAATGAGGCAGCTTTCAATCCAGTCAAAGAGAGCGTGGGTGGCTTAAACTCTCCACCGGACACCATCAGTTGAAAATTTGGGTTTGAACCTACCAACAACGCAATATTTAGCGCATTTGTAAGTACTGTAAGATTTTTTTTCTGATGTAAAATTGCAGCCAATTCTGTTACAGTTGACCCTGAATCAAGAATAAGGCTATCACCATCTTTAATAAATTCCAGAGCCTTTTCTGCAATCTTCCTCTTCTCGTCCAAATGTTCTGTGTGCTGGAGCGTAAGGGTGCTTACCTGACGAGACATTGTTTTTAAAAATGCTCCTCCATGTTCGCGGACAATATGCCCATCCTTCTCCAACACCTCCAAATCTTGCCTAATGGTTGGCTCACTGACATGAAACATTTCGCTTAAAGTCTTAACTCGTGCACTTCCATCTTCTTGGATAAATTCCAGTATTTTGTTACGCCTTTCGTTTGCAAGCATTTTATTGTTCTTCCTTATTTTCTTATGCATAACATCCTAAAGCATATTGGATAATTTGAAAAGCAAGCATTTCGCAAACTCGCGAATTATATTGCAAGAAATACAAACCATTCCATATAATTTCCCAAATTTCTCTCCCATAATCGCAATCTTTTTTGGTTAAATAAAAATCAAATGAAAATAAATGAAAGTATATGAAGTATTATTCCTTGACTTATAAAACAGACTGTCGTACTCTGCATATATACTTTTCACATGATAAAGGAGCGCATCATGCCAACCATCAGATTAGGGTATGCACCCACCCGTAGAAGTATCTTCAGTGCACCGGATGCCATTAAATATCGTAACCTCACTCGAGATCGGCTTATTGAACTCGGTATTGAATTCGTCGACATCACAGACATCAATGAGGAGGGTCTCCTCTACGATGACAAGGATATGGTAAAAATCCTGGAGAAATTCAAAGCTGAAAAGGTGGATGGGCTCTTCCTCCCCCACTGCAACTTTGGCACTGAGTATGTCTCAGCACGTCTTGCAAAGGAGCTGGGTGTACCTGTTCTCCTCTGGGGCCCGCTGGATGAACGGCCAGAACCCAATGGCGAGAGACTCAGGGATACACAGTGCGGTCTCTTTGCAACAGGCAAAGTGCTTAGACGGTTCAGGGTACCTTTTACCTACATGACCAACTGCAGGCTCAATGATCCAGTCTTCGAGAGAGGCATTCGGGACTTCCTTGCTGTCTGCAATACGGTAAAGACCTTCAAGTCCATCAGGATTCTCCAGATCTCCACCCGTCCCTACGACTTCATGACCACCATGTGCAATGAAGGGGAACTACTCGAGCGGTTCAACGTACAGCTTGCCCCTATCCCAATGCCTGAGTTGATAGAAACGGTCAAGAAATGCATAGCCGAGGAGAAGGAAGCAGTGGCAGAGGTCATCTCCTATGTTAAGGAGACAATGATCATCAAGGTTACTGAGGAACAGCTGGAAACGGTCGCCGCCCTAAAGGTGGCAATGGCAAAGCTGAGAGAGCAGTATGGATGCAATGCAGTTGCCATCCAGTGTTGGAATGCCCTACAGGGAGAGCTTGGCATCATGCCCTGTGCTG
The sequence above is drawn from the uncultured Sphaerochaeta sp. genome and encodes:
- a CDS encoding ABC transporter permease gives rise to the protein MKNAIKNNDFSIGMILLKLRTIIALVLLVIVFTVLLNTTRGINFLHPVNLMTIAKHVAITGIMAIGMTFVILTGGIDLSVGSIVGLCGMIAGGLINEGIVLNMFGGTLYLHVPLIILVCLVLGTAIGGVNGLLITRLNVAPFIGTLGMMYIARGFANIRSGGATFPNLQGKPELGNTGFPILGAGRFLGMPLSVWLMIVLMLITIYVAKKTPFGRHIYAIGGNQRAAELSGIQVKKVTTLVYMFSGFTSALVGLIIASQLVAAHPATGESYEMNAIAAAVLGGTSLSGGIGSIGGTIIGAFVIGVLSDGLVMLGVSEFWQNVIKGLVILAAVILDQTQQRINARSSETRDKKQRKTVKSA
- a CDS encoding DeoR/GlpR family DNA-binding transcription regulator, which encodes MHKKIRKNNKMLANERRNKILEFIQEDGSARVKTLSEMFHVSEPTIRQDLEVLEKDGHIVREHGGAFLKTMSRQVSTLTLQHTEHLDEKRKIAEKALEFIKDGDSLILDSGSTVTELAAILHQKKNLTVLTNALNIALLVGSNPNFQLMVSGGEFKPPTLSLTGLKAASFFETAFVDKLFLASGGVAQSLDLTYPSFNDLVVKRAMINSAHETYLLVDSSKFGKTSIASLGNLSQIDYIITDAGIAAEYEKRILDLGVKLIKV
- a CDS encoding sugar ABC transporter ATP-binding protein; translated protein: MSDQVILRAENIRKVYPGTTALKGVDFNDYEGKVNVLVGENGAGKSTLMKILSGVETPTSGKFYLRDEELTHLTPKTAAQKGIGIIYQELSLFPNLNVAENIFMNKELLKNKGWIDHKTQEQKAKELLRKLEQDINPKSKVSSLKVGQQQIVEIARALAEDINILIMDEPTSALSKTEVEILFKIIDELKSNGVSIIYISHRLEELIQIGDYITVLRDGELITEKPMSDVNLQWIISSMVGGEASKIFHSGKRTIGDVVLEVRDLFFHGPAEEPLLKSISFDVRKGEVLGIYGLLGAGRTETLESIMGLHTDARGEIYLENELLGEPDIKSRIRKGIALVPEDRQREGIVQTMSVSHNLTLPGLWRIVKQKIHISGSNESSCVNETISSMSIKTSNSENSIMSLSGGNQQKVVFGKSLLTQPKVLLLDEPTRGIDVGAKGEIFNIMNNLAREGLAIIMVTSELKELLAICDRVIVLSKGKITANFGKEEITEENIVNASTIGHMTTAQRFGGKDK
- a CDS encoding NAD(P)-dependent alcohol dehydrogenase, giving the protein MKALVLEEKGRLSVRDFPIVEHMGPYDVTVDVKACGICGSDVHYYTEGAIGEFVVKEPMILGHEAAGVVVARGEHVTNLEIGDLVCMEPGVPNLQAKQVLEGNYHLDPDISFWATPPIHGCLREQVVHPSRFCFKLPEGVSLQEGAMMEPLATGIEAAKKAQVTPGDTALVVGAGTIGIMVAISCLAAGCSKVFISDVKEEKLAIAASYKNIIPINVANQDLQATIMAETNNEGVDRLFEASGSPRVYPSFFRCAKRGATVVLVGMMNGTVPLDVSLLQVRGLRIETLFRYTNTFDRAVALVANGSIDVKPLISKVFPFEKAVEAYVYAAEGHQDVVKVMIEL
- a CDS encoding D-ribose ABC transporter substrate-binding protein; translation: MGKKLVVFVLVALFSFTLFAQGQKEAVKSNLIVIITPSHDNPFFKTEALVAEETAKSLGYETLVLSHDDDANKQDQHFDTAIASNAAAIICDNAGADATIGAVRKAKEAGVPSFLIDREINETGLAVSQIVSNNYQGALLGGEKFVELMGESGKYVELVGKESDTNAGIRSKGYHEIIDQYPGLEMVARQSANWSQTEAFEKMESILQANPDIKGVISGNDTMAMGAMAALNAAGMGDVIVVGFDGSNDVRDSILAGDIKATVLQTAAINAIMAVEQADKYIKTGSTGLPEKQLTDCILIDESNAAKLDNFMLK
- a CDS encoding DUF2291 domain-containing protein, producing MKLLRNAFLILMISSVFMSCTFVKHDGSSTSKNDDGVSFYFEDESFDAVEYVHGIWDDQVLGTFKEEARELEALLNGLRTDPEKTKEAYGIRKEELSPYTFIVSGRIPIKEVNRESSAGLLVLDILDLSEESNCTIQIGPVIKKSMVRDALEFIKFDDFNNQIEFANISREINFYIRDNIVPSVDDSCKPGMVVDFLGAFTLFDGSEEVMITPVQLELCSGDANE